The DNA window CCAGTGCGGTTGGTCTTCGTGGATGTCGGCGGTGGTGCGGCCCTCGTACTCGCCGTAGTTCCACTCGCTGAGGTCCTCGTCGACGGTGTCGACGGTGAGCCCGGCCAGCTGCGCGGTGCGCAGCGCACGGGAGCGGGGGCTGGCCAGCACCGTGACGAATCGCCGCCCGGCCAGGAACGCGGCGAGGGTGCGGGCCTGCCGCTCGCCGTCGGGGGTCAGCTCCAGATCGGTGTACGAGGTGTGTCGCCGCGTGGCGCTCCAGGTGGTCTCGCCGTGTCGGATCAACAGGAGCTCTCCCATGCGGCCAGTTAACCATCGCGAACACGGCGGCACCGGTCGGCCTCCGATGCAGCCGCTTCATGCACTCAACCTATCGTCCTAGGACGCTCTACCGGATGTGCCGACCGGCACTGCCGGTTTCGGCACCCGGAGACCGGGCAAGCGAGCCGGGAGAGCCGCCAGACGGAGGAGGCACGATGAGCTTCACCGAGAAGGCACGGAACAAGGTCGAGCAGATGGCCGGTGCCGCGAAGGAGCGGGTCGGCGACAAGACCGACAACGAGCAGATGCGTGGCGAGGGCGCCAGCCAGCAGAGCAACGCGCGCGCCAAGCAGGCCGGTCAGGACATGAAGGAAGCCGGTCGCAACGTGAAGGACGCCTTCACGAAGTGACCTGAGCGGTCCGCGGGTCCCCGGGCGACGATGCGCCCGGGGACCCGTCGTGTGCGCCGGCTAGGGTCGCGAGGTGACCGTGCTGCGCTCCCTGGTGTTGTTCGCGCTGGCCGCGCTGGCCGAGATCGGCGGCGCCTGGCTGGTCTGGCAGGGTTGGCGGGAGCAGCGCGGCCTGTGGTGGATCGCCGCCGGCGTGGTCGCGTTGGGCGCGTACGGCTTCGTCGCCACGTTCCAGCCGGACGCGCATTTCGGCCGGATCCTGGCCGCGTACGGCGGGGTGTTCGTGGCGGGCTCGCTGGGCTGGGCGATGCTGGTGGACGGCTTCCGCCCGGACCGGTGGGACCTGACGGGCGCGGCGCTCTGCCTGCTCGGCGTCGCCGTCATCATGTACGCGCCGCGCGGCGCCTCGGCCTAGCGTCGCCGGCATGCCAACGCGCCGCCCCGCGGTCGTCGTTCAGACGGCGGAACGCTCCGCGATCGGCCGGCGGCGCAGGCCCACGCTCGAAATGGCCGGCGGTACGTAGGCCACGTCGTTGGGGCCGGCGTCGGTGCCGGGGGGAGCGATCTCGTCGATCCGGTCGAGGATGTCGTCGGTCAGCGTGACGTCGGCGCCGGCCAGCAGGTCGTCGAGCTGCGCCATGGTGCGCGGCCCGATGATCGCCGAGGTGACGCCCGGGTGCGCGATCGCGAACGCCATCGCGAGATGGGTCATCGGCAGGCCGGCCTGTTCGGCGAGCGGGATGAGCTGCTCCACCACGTCGAGCTTGCGCTCGTCGCTGAAGTGCTGCGGGGTGTAACCCGACCGGTGGCTGTCGAACTGCTGGCCCTTGCGGTACCGGCCGGTCAGCAGGCCCTGGCCCAGTGGGCTCCACACCAGCGTGCCCATCCCGTAACGCTGGCAGACCGGTAGCACCTCACGTTCGATGCTCCGGTTGAGGATCGAATACGGCGGTTGCTCGGTCCGGAAGCGTTCGAGGCCGCGCCGCTCGGCGACCCACTGCGCTTCGACGATGTCCGAGGCGGGGAAGGACGAGGCGCCGATCGCGCGTACCTTGCCGCTGTGGATGAGGTCGGACAGGGCGGACAGCGTCTCCTCCACGTCGACGGACGGGTCGGGACGGTGGATCTGGTAGAGGTCGAGGTGGTCGGTCTGCAACCGGCGCAGGGAGTTCTCGACCGCTGTCATGATCCAGCGCCGCGAATTCCCGCGGTGGTTCGGGTCGTCGCCCATCGGGTAGTGCAGCTTGCTGGCGAGTACGACGTTGTCACGGCGGCCCTTGAGCGCCTTTCCGACGATCACCTCCGATTCGCCGCCGGAGTACACGTCCGCGGTATCGACGAAATTGATCCCTGCATCCAGTGCCTTGTGGATGATGCGGATCGAGTCGTCGTGGTCGGGGTTTCCCATGGCGCCGAACATCATGGCGCCGAGGCAGTACGGGCTGACGTTGATTCCCGTGCGGCCCAGGTTGCGGTATTTCATGGTTGTCCCTTGGAGTGATTCGGTGATTGGTCGATCTCGTGCCGGACAGGAACGGCGCGTGACCGTTTCCTGGGGTGTGGACTATCCGGACCGAGTCGAGGACGCGGTGCGCAGTTCCTCGTCGTCGAACACGATTTCGACAAGTGGGCTGCCCGCGAACCAGTCGTCGAACGTCTGGCGCCGGCTGACCCGAGCGGCGATCTCGGGTCGGTTCTGCAGGTCGAGGACCGCGGTGATCACCCGCCGTCGTGTCGGCTCGTCGACCGGCACCGCGGTGGCGGGCAGGTCGGCGGTGACACCGTGCTTGAGATGCACCGTGAACCGTGGGTGGGCGCGTACGTTCGCGTACCAACTGCGGGGTCCGGGCATCCCGGTCAGGTACCAGCGACCGTCGACGCGGTGGAACCAGATTTCGATGCGTCGTGGGATGCCGGTGCGTGCGCCCAGTGTGGTGATGTCGATGGTGCGCTCGGCCGCGGACGAATCCGGTCCGATGGCGAGGGCTCGCGCGACGGCGTCGTTCACGGTCATGGGCGGATCGAGGGTTCGTCGTAGCGGGGCGCGTCGCCCTCGATCACGGTCCGGCTCGTTGTGTACGTCATTTTCTAACCCTCTCGCTGAGCGTGGGCCTGCACCGTCCTTTTTGCTTTTGGATGGCTGTCCCGGAATTTCCGGCAGGTTCTGATGAGTCCATTGAAGCAGCGCCGCAGAGGCCGA is part of the Micromonospora cremea genome and encodes:
- a CDS encoding YnfA family protein, whose amino-acid sequence is MTVLRSLVLFALAALAEIGGAWLVWQGWREQRGLWWIAAGVVALGAYGFVATFQPDAHFGRILAAYGGVFVAGSLGWAMLVDGFRPDRWDLTGAALCLLGVAVIMYAPRGASA
- a CDS encoding nitroreductase/quinone reductase family protein, with the translated sequence MTVNDAVARALAIGPDSSAAERTIDITTLGARTGIPRRIEIWFHRVDGRWYLTGMPGPRSWYANVRAHPRFTVHLKHGVTADLPATAVPVDEPTRRRVITAVLDLQNRPEIAARVSRRQTFDDWFAGSPLVEIVFDDEELRTASSTRSG
- a CDS encoding CsbD family protein, whose translation is MSFTEKARNKVEQMAGAAKERVGDKTDNEQMRGEGASQQSNARAKQAGQDMKEAGRNVKDAFTK
- a CDS encoding aldo/keto reductase; the encoded protein is MKYRNLGRTGINVSPYCLGAMMFGAMGNPDHDDSIRIIHKALDAGINFVDTADVYSGGESEVIVGKALKGRRDNVVLASKLHYPMGDDPNHRGNSRRWIMTAVENSLRRLQTDHLDLYQIHRPDPSVDVEETLSALSDLIHSGKVRAIGASSFPASDIVEAQWVAERRGLERFRTEQPPYSILNRSIEREVLPVCQRYGMGTLVWSPLGQGLLTGRYRKGQQFDSHRSGYTPQHFSDERKLDVVEQLIPLAEQAGLPMTHLAMAFAIAHPGVTSAIIGPRTMAQLDDLLAGADVTLTDDILDRIDEIAPPGTDAGPNDVAYVPPAISSVGLRRRPIAERSAV